The Metarhizium brunneum chromosome 5, complete sequence sequence TACGGATCTACGACTAGGCATTAAAACTTATTTCCTAACCCTCGGATCGAATGATAACACCAAAACTTCGTACGAGTACTTGCCTAGACTCGTTAATAGTAGGTGGTAACTGAGCGAGTTGTTGGGCGACTTTGTTGCTTTGGAGGAACAGCAGAAAACTTGTACCATGGCAGGCCTAGATGCTCGTGTATTCGTCTCAGCTGCGGGAATGGGCAGGCATCAATTACTGGAAGGGGCCGATTGGGCGAGCACACCATAACTGAACAATGGTTTCACGAGGCGATGGACAATTGGAGCCGGAAATGCCACGTCCCTCGGCGAATGCGTCCGATGGGCTCAGAGTGTAGGACCATGAATGGAAATTGGCAGACACTGAATGTGGCTATGCTGCATGACCCGGCCGATTGGGTTCACCGATATCAGACCATGTATAAGCCGCTTATCTTGAGCCTATAGTAGACGGAATAAAGCACCGAATTTATTACGGTGGAGGCTACCGAGCGCAGTCTATGAATTGTCAAAGACATAGCGCATATCATTGCGAGTACAAGACCAGCCACGGCGTGTGTCAAGTCTTCAAAGCAAAGCCATGTCGGTTTGAAACGAAAAGTCCCAAGTCCAAATAAGGATGCCAGTTCAACGGGCAGGTTGGTGCAGAGTTGCATCAATACCACCTGTACTCGTGGTTACCCCATGGCTTGGCTCCAACGGACAGGCCACGAAATCCAGGATAAGCTTAACTGGGAGCTCCACGTAGACGAACATATCCAGTTCTATGCAGGGGCCAGAACAAAACATTGCACCGGTGCCAGAAGTTGTCGGCGACTTATGTGTGGAGATGGCGGCAACACGGCACCCAAGTCAGCCGTTCCATGCTCTCGCCTGGCTTGCAATAACTGGTAGAAAAATCTTAGCAACTCATTGAACCAAGACACTACGTCTTACACAACGGCCGGGGGCCCAATCAATCCGGTACATTGCGGCTGGGTTGCCCAAAGGCCAACTGAGCATGTGGATGTGGAGAGTTCAGACTTTAAATGGGAATTACTGCACTTGATAACAGAAGGAGACGGGGAAACTTAGCCTACGGCAGAGTTTTCTTATTTCCTCCATTATTATTTGTCAGGAATTGTTTGCAATGCACCTTCTTAGCCATTTAGCCATCCTGCAGGCTTACGTTTGCGTATGCTTTGCCGCAGCGTGCCCATCTCGGACCAACAATACGGCAACATCACGTAaagacgtcgtcgccgtccctGCCGTTTGGAATGGCTTTGGGTACCTTTTCAATATCTCCGTTGGAACTCCCCCGCAGCCGTTGACCGTCCTTAGCGATTGGACATGGATCTCTCTGTTTGTGCGGTCTGGACGATGCATGAACCAGTGGAACATCCCAATGTGCATTGGAAACAATGGTCAGGCCTTCTTCAACGAAAGGAAGTCTAGTACCTTTTATAACAGGTCCTTACCGCAACTCAAATGGGACATTACGGCATTCGCCCCAGACTTTACCGTGGATTACGCATCCGACACGGTTTGTGTGAGCAACATTTGCACGACCAACACTACTCTTCAAGTATCCGACCTCCCGTACGGGGGTGCTGTCATTCCCAAGGTCCCGTTTGGAGGCATCTATGGCATGGCTCCGGTGACGCCAGACGTTGCTGAATCGTTTTACACACAAAACTACCAAGCTTGGAAGGCAGGTGTATTCGGGCCCAAAGTTGGCTGGCATTCTTGCGCCTCTCTGTCGTCTAGAAAATCGTGCCTTGGCGGGGAAGCCAAATTCGTGCTTGGAGGCACAGATCAAGCCATGTATGACGCGTCCAGAATGCAGGTTTATAACATTCAGAACCCTTCATGGCTCTCGGAGGCGTTCTACCCGTATAATCCACCGAAAAGCAACTACTGGAGCACCGCCCTTACGGGAGTTTGGATCTCAGGCGAAAAAGAGTCTACCAACTTTGTTTACAATTTCTCAGGCTCAAACAATGTTTCCATGCAAACTCTGGCACTGTTAGATGAGGGCTCAGAAGGCCTGGGTGCACCATTGTCGCTGAATGCGTATAAGTGGTTGGTAAAACAAGTCAACGGCACGCTGGCCAGCAATGCCACAGTCAAAGCTATCATGGCACAAGGGTCCTCGGGCTACAACGGAGCAAGCCAAGACTGGTATACGGTTCCATGTAACAGTACAGGCAGTCGCCCGACATTGTTCTATGAGCTAGATGGACGGCAGAATTACACAATCCCGGAATCTGACTACATCATCAGACTCGAGTCCGCGGCGACTCCGGTGTGCTACCTCAATGTAAATGTTTGGAAGTATGGACGAACTAGTTCGGGGGACTCAAAAGTCCTCCTGCTGGGAGGTGCGTTTCTCAAACGACTCTATGTCCAGCTAGACTTCGAGAATCTCGCATTTGGGCTTGCTCCCCTCAAGAAGCATTAGGTTTCAGGATATCAAGCCCGCGGGTGATCAACTGGCAAAAGTAGGATCGTTTATTCGATTTTTCCAGTTTTTCTTTTGTATTTGTAGTGTTTGAAGTAGTGCACAAAAGATTATATCTCGAAACCTTAAACATTTCTATAAGTCGGCCACGCGATGCTATTGGAAAGGCTCTGTTCAATCTGCTGTTTATACCGTTGATGATGAAATGCTATATATGTTCCGGAGAATCTCAGACGAGTActgaagaaaagaaaatgaGTCCATATGTAGTAGGAGTAATCAACTTAGCTAATTTGACAACTGTCAACTGGGCCCAGAGAACAAACCTTAAACTCCAGCTCCGTTTACTACTCGTCGGTGCATCCGTTCTTGGTTCATCACTATCTctacgtacatatgtactctCTTAGGTAAATAGGGCTATTGATTCCCCTCACGGCCAGGAGGCTCATTGAAGTCTCGTTTGACGACTCAAGCTCAACGACTAAGTGATAGAAACTATATATGACATCATCCGTCTACCCTTTGCAATCCACATTCAGACCTTTAGAGTCTCAAATGCGTATATCGCCGCTCAACAGGTTAGCCCAGTACGCCTGGCCGTAATCAAGTTTGGTGGTCCAAAGACGGATTCCATGTCAGTCGTACCGATAACCCGCAAATACCAGGTCGTCGTCTTGGGGAACTCTTTGCGCATTGGCTCATCGATGATGTGCATAAACGCCCACACAAGAGCCGACGCAGCCGTCAAGTCAGCCAGGGTCAGTTGCGGACCAACCAACCACTCCTTATTCTTCAAATGACCTTCCAGAATACTCAGACTACGCTCGAGTTTATCGAGAGCCttgcactccgtactttcTTCAAATGGGCACATGCCAACTCTCCACATCACAAGCTCGAGTACGGCTTGGTAGATCTCTCCTTCTGTAAAGCTCACCCACTGTTGAATCTGTGCGGATGTCGCTGCATCGGAGCCAGGTAGCTGGGAAGAAAACGGTCCGGAAGCAGCAACGTATCGCGCGATAGCGTCCGATTCAAAAAGGCATAGACCGTCCACGCCCTCGAAGGCAGGGACTTTACCCAAAGGGAATTTCTCCAAAAACTCGGCGGATTTGTTCGTTACCATGTGCTGGTAGTCTGCGACCTCAATGTCAAGATTGTTCAACTTGGCAGCTGCCATGATCTAGATCCCGTGGTTAATTCATCGCTGTGTCAAATTTGGCTGACATGGCTTTGATGTGACTCAAAGAGCTGACCTTGAAAACTCGGCCATTTGGCATGAACGAGGAGATTTTTCCAAATGGCGCCATTATAACAAAGTGCTGAAGATTGTCCAAAACAGACTGTTCATTGGCCAAGACAAGTGCAAGTTCCGTGTGCCGGGGATGCATATATGCTCGCCAAGATGGTCTTGTTCGGCGACTTACATTCGGGCCTGGGCCGAGAGACGTTCGTGTTCCCAATGGACTATCGAAAGACAATCTGACGCCTCTGCCCACAAATCCAATATATGTCTTTGCTAGGCCGGTTGTGGAGTCACAAAAATAAGACCCGTGTAAGCTTACAGAGTGTGTAGTATTCGGCATTACAGCCATgcgtccatcatctccagTTCAGCACTATTGTAAATCCATGTAAATTTCGATGCGAGACTAGCGGTTTTATTTTGATCGGTCTTGAAAATGCATTAAAACCTATTCATTGAAAGAGCGAAAGAGCGCAAAAATATTTCTCTCCAGAGTCTTTAACTTGTAATATAGTAGACAACATCAATATACAGGACCTACACCTTGTTGATCAAGTTCTCCCGCTCAATCCCAAACGTCTTGTCCAACCAGGCAAACATTTCGTAGTGAACGAGTGCAAGAGCTCCTATTTTCGCTTGTAAACCACCTCCCTTGACCCCATTTCCAATCCAAAGTCGCTTTTGAGTGTCGCTGAGACAAGTCAATCCCTCCATAATCTTGTGTGCATTTTGATCTGGAGTGAAGTAGAAAGAGTCCGCCGCACCAGTAACAAGCGTCGGGCACTTTATGTTGGATAAGACTGCGTTTTTTGTACTGTTTAGAGTAAACTTTTGCATGAATCTCAAGACATCGGCCGGAGTGTCGACGCCGTACACCCACTTGCTGTGCCCAAATTCCCAGGCCAGTTGGAAATTCACCCTTTCAAGACACCCAATGACCCAATTGACGAATTTGTCACTCAGCCAGCCGCTCAGCCAGCCATTGATAAACCAAGCCGGCATACGGCTCTTCGTAATGTCAAACAAGTCGAAGGGGCCGTCCACCGTAATGCAGGCCTTAATCCGGGCATCTGTTGCAGCCCGTAGAGACAGATATCCGCCTAGAGAAGCTCCAAAGACAGAGAGCCGATCCAGGTCCAAGTCATACTCTGACGACAACTTGTCAACCACAAAGTCCAAGACCTGTCCTGTGACATGCTCCCAGTCTGGTCGGAGGTACAGCTTCTTTTCGCGGAGAGCTCGACCTTGGCCTGGGCCGTCAAAGGTCAGAACAGCATACCCGCGCGGCAATGCACCAGCGGCGCCGTAAAAGTACAACTCTTCCTGGGTAGAGTCGAAGCCACCTGTTTGGACAACCAATGGCAACTTTTGGGTGACTCTGTGTTTTGTTGAAGGAAGATACAGCCTCCCCGGGAGAGTCTTGTCATTGTCGTACGGAATCTCTACCTCTCGAACCTCCGCGTCAAGCAGCACCCAGCCTTTATTGAAAGCCTCGACACTCGCCCGAGACGCAACGAGAATTCGAGGGTCGTTTGGCGTGCAATGAAGCAAGAATTCACTGGCGCGGAAGTAATTGGCAGATCGGATGTATGCCCAACTCGCTGCTGTCTTGTCGCCCGTCTTTGCTGCGTCCTCAGCCTGGGAAAGTACTTCCTGTCCTATATCCCACCAGGCTTGATACCAGGTTTCCGGGTCGCCGTCCTTGATCCTAGACGCTGTTTCGAGACATTCGCCAACTTCGGCCCCGTAGTATGGGACGGTTCCGAGAAGGCGAAGGAACTCAAAGTTGAAGAAGGTGGAAGGGAAGACTTGACGCATTTGGACCACACGTGCGCAATCTAATGGATTAGAAGAAAAGTAGGAGAACGAGGCGTCAAGGTCTTGCTGAATGTGTATCCTATaactcttctttctctttacGGAGTTTACATGAACTATCCAGGAGTTGTGTGCACCGGGGGCACTTTGAGTCTTTCGGCGACTTTCCGACTTTCGGCGTGATACGACAACACCGATAGATCATGGTTACTTGACGTTAGATTCTAGAAACGCCAATTTATAGTTACTCCCGTGCTTCCCTTGTCGCGATCATGATGTATTACTCAATAGGTCATTCGTCCACGACAAGCAGGTAGCTCAACCACTTTCCACCTATTACACATCACTCGTTTACACCTTACCACCCCTCTTGCATATGAATACTTCTTTTCAATACAACCTTTGTCAAAATGTCACAAAATAGCCTTGTCCGGGAACCAATAGCGGTGGTTGGTGTTGCCTGCCGCTTCCCAGGGGAAGCAACCAGCCCATCAAAACTCTGGGACCTGGTTTGCGAGAAGAGAGACGTCCAGAAGCCCATATCATCAGATAGATTCAATTCTGATGCATTCTACAACAGTAATGGAGAAGCTAGTGGCTGCACGGACGTGAAAAGGGCTTATCTGCTCTCCGAGGATATACGGCTATTCGACGCCTCTTTCTTCAGAACCAATGCACTGGAGGCAGAGGCTATGGATCCACAACAGAGGTTGTTGCTTGAGACGGTGTATGAAGCCATTGAGTCGGCCGGACTTCCGTTGGAAGATCTCAAGGGGTCGGATACGGCCGTGTATGTCGGCAGCATGACGGGCGACTATCACGAGATGCTTCTGCGTGACCCGCAGGACATGCCCAAATACATGGCAACGGGAACGGCTCGAAGCATACTATCAAATCGGTTGTCCTACTTCTTCGACTGGAAAGGTCCCTCTATGACGATTGACACAGCGTGCTcatcaagtctggttgctgTTCATGAAGCAGTCACAGCCTTGCGACTGGGTGTATCGACAATAGCTTGTGCCGCTGGAGCCAACTTGATACTTGGCCCTGAGATGATGATATCCGAGTCTAATCTGCATATGCTGTCTCCAACAGGACGTAGCAGAATGTGGGATGCTTCAGCAAACGGCTACGGCCGAGGTGAAGGAACTGCCGCAGTCATAATGAAGACGCTGTCGCAGGCGTTGAAGGATGGGGATTACATCCATGGAATCATCAGAGAAACCGGAGTCAATTCAGACGGTCACACGAATGGCATCACGTTGCCTAGCTCAGAATCACAAACGGCTTTGATAAGACAGACGTACAAGGCGGCCGGTATTGATCTCGCATTGGAGCGGTGCCAGTTTTTCGAGGCTCATGGAACCGGAACGCCAGCTGGCGATCCGATCGAAGCTCGCGCTATATACGAAGCCTTTTTCAACGGTGAGGGGTCCACCTGCGATACTGCAGGCAATATATATGTCGGATCTGTCAAGAGTACAATCGGACATTTGGAGGGTTGTGCCGGTCTGGCTGGGCtcatcaaggccatggaggctGTGCGAAGGGGGACTATTCCACCCAACATGGGTTTCCAGAGACTGAATCCCAAAATTGAACGTTTCTCGAAAAATTTGATTGTTCCCACCGAAGCTCTCCCATGGCCCGAGTTGCCAGAGGGGACACCGCGTCGAGCCAGCGTCAACTCTTTTGGCTTTGGAGGAACAAACGCACACGCCATCATCGAAAACTTTGAGACAGCTCAACATGTTCAATCTCCTCGTGATATTATCGTCACCCCTGTTGTTCTGTCGGCCAACTCGGAAAAATCCCTCCGAGAACAGGCTATTCAGCTCAATGCCGCCATGCAACTGGCGGATGAGAGTCGCCTGCGCGACATCATGTACACGTTATCCAACAGACGATCACAGCTACCATTAAGGACATTCTTTGTAGGAAACTCGGCTGAAGAAGTCAAGAAGAGCGCCAACGATGCCCTAGCGGAGGATGGTACGTTTACAGTACACAAGGATGAGAAGCCCTCCCATCAGCCCAGCAGAATACTTGGAGTCTTCACCGGACAGGGTGCGCAGTGGCCAACAATGGGCCGTGAAATCCTGAAAGAGTCCAAGTTTGCTCAGAAAGTTGTCAAGACACTGGAGCAATCGCTGGCAAGTCTCCCAGAGCCTCCTACATGGACGCTCTCGGAGCAAATAtttgctgatgctgctgcatctcGCCTTAGCGAGGCAGAAGTATCACAACCCCTATGCACTGCCGTGCAGTTGATGCTGGTAGAGATGCTTCGATCCGCCGGGATTCAATTCAGCTGCGTTATTGGACACTCATCAGGCGAGATTGCGGCCGCGTACTGTGCTGGATTCCTTTCCGCCGAGGATGCCATTCGTGTGGCGTACTACCGCGGTGTTTGTGCAAAGCTTGCAGAGGGCAGCAATGGCAAATccggcgccatgatggcaattGGACTGTCTTATGAAGAAGCTCTGCAGTTTTGCAACAATGAGTTTAGTTCCAGACTTGATGTCGCGGCTAGCAATGCGCCAGCCAGCACGACCATCTCGGGAGACGAGGATGCCATCCAGGAAGCCAAGGCTCTCTTGGACCAGAGGAACGTATTCGCCCGTGTGTTAAAGGTCGACACAGCCTACCATTCTCACCACATGCTTCCTTGTGCTGGTCCCTACTCAAGTCTACTGAAAGAGTGCGGCGTCCGGACCTTGTCGGGTAACCCTGCTTGCGAATGGTATTCGAGCGTTGTTTGCGAACGTATCGACGGCGCTAGGCATGACGGGATTCTAGGAGCCGAGTATTGGAGAGACAATATGGTCAATGCGGTCAAGTTTTCTTCTGCGGCTGAGTTGGCGATGCAAAGCGGTGAACACTTTGATGTGGTATTGGAAGTCGGACCTCATCCTGCGCTCAAGGGGCCTTTTGAGCAAACTGCCAAACAAGTATCCGACTCTACACCACCATATCAGGCAACCTTGATGCGAAATATCCATGATATTGATGCCCTGAGCAAAACTATGGGATTTCTCTGGTCCAGATTAGGCAAATCTGCGGTTGACTTTTCGGCATATGCAGCCTGCTTCGATGTGTTGCCTGGACGAATGGCGGACAACATGCCTACATATCCCTGGGATCACGGACAATCGTTCTGGAAGGAGTCAAGGAAGTCGGCCAACTTTCGACTTCGTACCCATCCTCCTCACCCGCTTCTTGGTGTCCGCTCTTCTGAAGATATGGGCCCCGAAATGAGATGGCTCAACATCTTACGCTTGAACGAGATTCCTTGGCTCGAGGGGCACAAGGTCCAGGGCCAGGTCATCTATCCGGCTGCTGCGTACCTCGTCATGGCGatggaagctgccaaggcTATTGATGAGACCAAGTTGGTTCAACTGGTAGAACTGTATGATGTGCGAATTCTCAGTGCTATTCAA is a genomic window containing:
- the FUS4 gene encoding Secreted aspartic protease FUS4 — its product is MHLLSHLAILQAYVCVCFAAACPSRTNNTATSRKDVVAVPAVWNGFGYLFNISVGTPPQPLTVLSDWTWISLFVRSGRCMNQWNIPMCIGNNGQAFFNERKSSTFYNRSLPQLKWDITAFAPDFTVDYASDTVCVSNICTTNTTLQVSDLPYGGAVIPKVPFGGIYGMAPVTPDVAESFYTQNYQAWKAGVFGPKVGWHSCASLSSRKSCLGGEAKFVLGGTDQAMYDASRMQVYNIQNPSWLSEAFYPYNPPKSNYWSTALTGVWISGEKESTNFVYNFSGSNNVSMQTLALLDEGSEGLGAPLSLNAYKWLVKQVNGTLASNATVKAIMAQGSSGYNGASQDWYTVPCNSTGSRPTLFYELDGRQNYTIPESDYIIRLESAATPVCYLNVNVWKYGRTSSGDSKVLLLGGAFLKRLYVQLDFENLAFGLAPLKKH
- the FUS3 gene encoding Glutathione S-transferase-like protein FUS3 yields the protein MAAAKLNNLDIEVADYQHMVTNKSAEFLEKFPLGKVPAFEGVDGLCLFESDAIARYVAASGPFSSQLPGSDAATSAQIQQWVSFTEGEIYQAVLELVMWRVGMCPFEESTECKALDKLERSLSILEGHLKNKEWLVGPQLTLADLTAASALVWAFMHIIDEPMRKEFPKTTTWYLRVIGTTDMESVFGPPNLITARRTGLTC
- the FUS2_2 gene encoding 20-hydroxy-prefusarin hydrolase FUS2 translates to MRQVFPSTFFNFEFLRLLGTVPYYGAEVGECLETASRIKDGDPETWYQAWWDIGQEVLSQAEDAAKTGDKTAASWAYIRSANYFRASEFLLHCTPNDPRILVASRASVEAFNKGWVLLDAEVREVEIPYDNDKTLPGRLYLPSTKHRVTQKLPLVVQTGGFDSTQEELYFYGAAGALPRGYAVLTFDGPGQGRALREKKLYLRPDWEHVTGQVLDFVVDKLSSEYDLDLDRLSVFGASLGGYLSLRAATDARIKACITVDGPFDLFDITKSRMPAWFINGWLSGWLSDKFVNWVIGCLERVNFQLAWEFGHSKWVYGVDTPADVLRFMQKFTLNSTKNAVLSNIKCPTLVTGAADSFYFTPDQNAHKIMEGLTCLSDTQKRLWIGNGVKGGGLQAKIGALALVHYEMFAWLDKTFGIERENLINKV